ACACTCAAAGCTATATTCCTCATCCTACCTCCTCCGTCCAGTAAGGTTAACAACCACCGGATAAACAGGTTTCATAAACTCCCGGTGCTGCATAGCTGTGTATTCCAGTAATCGAAGGGGCATTTTCCGGTCCGGACGCACCTGCATTTCTATAGCCATAAGGTATTCATAACCTGCCTGGTTGAACTATATATCACCTTAGCGGGGGATTGACCCCATATAGAAGGTTTTGGGAATAGTGCAAGCTAGGCCCAAATCCTCCCCGAGCATAGACTCTTGTTTCGATATATGGACTTAGTATTTGGTAACTTTTCCCGGGGGACTGACCCCTTTTGTAAGAAGTTGGGTTTCAATTAGCCAGTAATAAACAAAAAAAGAATTATTCAATTTTTGGAATACTGCCTAAAACAGGAAGTTCCAGATACCTGTTAATATCTTCACTGCTTTTTATGGTATTATTTAAAAATTCCAATAGGAATATTAATCCTATGGCGATCATAACCCCCAGTACCCCGGCAATAGCAACATTAAGTTTTTTATCAGGTTTTATGGGACTGCCGGGTGTAACAGCTGATTCTACAACTTGTACATCATCAACTTTCATTACTTCAACTACTTTAACCATAAATGCTTCTGAGGTAAGATTTGCTAATTTGGCCGCTTGTTCAGGGTTACTGTCCTCAACCGCCACTTCAATTAGTTGTGTATCTTTAACTGGATTTACACTTACTTTTTTTCTGAACTGCTCCGGTGTCATTTCTATATCAGCTTTAAGGATAACATTTTTAGCTACTGATCTACTTTTAGCAATTTCACTATATGTTTTAACCAGCTGATTAGCAATTAAAAGATCTTGATACTGGATATATTCAGCCAGAGCAGCATCTACATTAGAATATGTTTTTCCAACCATCATGGTAGTAGAAGCCTTGTAAACCGGTGTTAATACATAATAACTAATAACCGCACTAATTATAATTGCTACCACGGGTATCGCAATTAATATCCATTTTCTCTTCATTAATATACGAAATATATCCCTCAAATCAATTTCTAATTCTTCCAAAATTCAACCCGCCTTTTGTAATACTTTTATCATCTAAATAATGCATTTCAACGGATGTTGTTTTAATTCCTGCCACTCCCGAAACTTCTTTAAATAGTCTTGACCGGGATCATTATACTGGTAACTTTTCCCGGGGGACTGACCCCTTTTGTAGGATTTTGGTAATGGTCAGGTACCCCTGGAATAACTTTCCCAGGGGTACGTTATAAGCTTATCCATTGTTAGTTTAATATTGTCGTGTTTTAACCTGTTCAATGATGTGGTCTGCAGTTCTTGCGGCTATCGCCATTACCGTTTCGGTGGGATTTCCGCCACCTGATGTTACAAAGAC
The Desulfolucanica intricata genome window above contains:
- a CDS encoding YveK family protein translates to MEELEIDLRDIFRILMKRKWILIAIPVVAIIISAVISYYVLTPVYKASTTMMVGKTYSNVDAALAEYIQYQDLLIANQLVKTYSEIAKSRSVAKNVILKADIEMTPEQFRKKVSVNPVKDTQLIEVAVEDSNPEQAAKLANLTSEAFMVKVVEVMKVDDVQVVESAVTPGSPIKPDKKLNVAIAGVLGVMIAIGLIFLLEFLNNTIKSSEDINRYLELPVLGSIPKIE